The following proteins are co-located in the Barnesiella propionica genome:
- a CDS encoding helix-turn-helix domain-containing protein, with product MKKRNAYVIKSEKNLDILYGNMNELFQDLKYPRRVEDVAYILCCEGSATLRLNLLKRQINKHDLLTLPPGVIMQLVEHTSDFRVYVFLYSYKLVTNMSLVRASMPYLKTVTDNPLISLTEDEALWMKDFFCIVGKKCHRLEEEEHVEFLRNMIMGLMYEVTALYKKKQAAITEKNSRSIQLFKDLTILVMKYYRTERHVNFYAQKLCISPKHLTSTVKALTGRNVSSIIAAAVILDAKTQLHSSNNTVKQIAYSLNFPNASFFGKYFRRHTGMTPLDYRNS from the coding sequence ATGAAAAAAAGGAATGCATATGTGATTAAATCGGAAAAAAATCTGGATATATTATATGGTAATATGAACGAATTGTTCCAGGATTTAAAATATCCCAGGAGAGTAGAAGACGTTGCTTATATTCTTTGCTGTGAAGGTTCGGCTACATTAAGATTAAATTTATTGAAACGCCAGATAAACAAACATGATTTATTGACTTTGCCTCCCGGTGTAATTATGCAATTGGTAGAACATACTTCCGATTTCAGGGTGTATGTATTTCTCTATTCTTATAAGTTAGTTACAAATATGAGCCTGGTACGTGCGTCTATGCCGTATCTGAAAACTGTTACTGATAATCCGTTGATTTCTCTTACCGAAGACGAGGCCTTGTGGATGAAAGATTTCTTTTGTATAGTCGGGAAAAAGTGCCACAGACTGGAAGAAGAAGAACATGTTGAGTTTCTTCGAAATATGATAATGGGACTCATGTATGAAGTAACCGCCCTTTACAAGAAGAAACAGGCTGCTATAACAGAAAAGAACAGCCGGAGTATACAACTGTTCAAAGATTTGACGATTCTGGTGATGAAATATTATCGTACCGAACGACATGTTAATTTTTATGCGCAGAAGCTCTGTATTTCTCCGAAGCACCTTACCAGTACCGTTAAAGCTCTTACCGGAAGAAATGTATCGTCTATTATAGCGGCAGCCGTTATACTGGATGCGAAAACACAATTGCACTCGTCTAATAATACGGTGAAACAAATTGCCTATTCTCTTAATTTTCCCAATGCTTCTTTTTTTGGAAAATACTTTCGGCGTCATACCGGAATGACACCTCTGGACTACAGGAACAGTTAA
- a CDS encoding TolC family protein: MKRKLIITFMFLCCLSNCHLLSGQHLTLRESIETGIQRNLSLQNKNLDIKQQTYTVKESRAQLLPIINAFGNFTNNVDRGTSVSDGTSRGIPYVETQGLRYSTNGGVQLSMPLYNQTIYTGISLSRKIEEISRLNYEQARQELVFQICKLYYLGQTTFRQIELTSENISRLEELNDITRAFYENEMTLEIDVKRVDINLENLKVQLSNAQSMYEQQLNLLKYTIGLPADTVFTLSPLDSDINLSFQWEGLSSNLPELRLLQEQIQMSKLQKRSVIQGYIPSLSLIGQLAYTNYTDHFRNYFHANTPESLNQWYNSFNWGLSLRIPIFDAFDKTLKYKKANVNHIKSKLALEDTRQRMETQYNNAMKEWMNNQRTYQRLDNNYKLAEEVYLVTAEKYKEGVSSMTELLQDELRMNEALNNYISSVYNYKMSELTLLRLSDKLTELQ; encoded by the coding sequence ATGAAAAGAAAACTAATTATCACATTTATGTTTCTATGCTGTTTAAGCAATTGCCATCTGCTATCGGGACAACATCTTACTCTTCGGGAGAGCATCGAAACCGGCATACAACGAAACCTTTCATTACAGAATAAAAATCTGGACATAAAACAACAAACATATACGGTAAAAGAAAGCCGGGCTCAATTATTACCTATAATAAATGCCTTCGGGAACTTTACCAATAACGTCGACAGAGGAACCTCCGTAAGCGACGGTACGAGCCGGGGAATACCTTATGTAGAAACACAAGGATTACGATATAGTACCAACGGCGGGGTACAATTGTCCATGCCTCTCTACAACCAAACTATTTACACAGGAATCTCCCTTTCCCGGAAAATAGAAGAGATAAGCCGGCTGAATTATGAACAGGCACGGCAGGAACTTGTTTTTCAAATATGTAAATTATATTATCTGGGACAAACTACTTTCCGTCAAATAGAACTTACATCGGAAAACATATCGAGATTAGAAGAATTAAACGACATTACACGAGCTTTTTATGAAAATGAAATGACCCTGGAAATAGATGTAAAACGGGTCGATATAAATCTCGAAAATCTCAAAGTGCAACTTAGCAATGCACAGTCTATGTACGAACAGCAGCTCAATTTGCTGAAATACACAATAGGTCTGCCGGCCGACACGGTCTTTACCCTATCGCCTTTAGACAGCGATATAAATTTATCGTTCCAATGGGAAGGATTATCTTCCAATTTACCGGAGCTAAGATTGCTTCAGGAACAAATCCAAATGAGCAAACTGCAAAAACGCTCGGTCATTCAAGGTTATATTCCGTCTTTATCTTTAATAGGACAATTGGCATATACCAATTATACAGACCATTTCAGGAACTATTTTCATGCCAATACACCGGAATCTTTAAACCAATGGTATAACTCTTTCAACTGGGGACTTTCCCTCAGGATTCCCATCTTCGACGCTTTTGACAAAACCCTGAAGTATAAGAAAGCCAACGTAAATCATATAAAATCGAAACTGGCACTGGAAGATACGCGGCAACGAATGGAGACACAATACAATAACGCCATGAAAGAATGGATGAATAACCAACGTACATACCAAAGGCTGGATAATAACTATAAACTGGCCGAGGAGGTCTACCTGGTAACCGCAGAAAAATATAAAGAAGGCGTTTCTTCCATGACAGAATTACTACAGGATGAATTAAGGATGAACGAAGCGCTGAACAATTATATTTCATCCGTCTATAATTATAAAATGTCAGAGCTAACTTTATTAAGGCTATCGGACAAACTTACGGAACTTCAATAA
- a CDS encoding HlyD family secretion protein, which translates to MYQKQNIMSTENHKKQLKKLRILRTSRWILSTVGLLVIIAGLWQSVLLFLDYKKSETTNDAQIEQYVSPINIKVPGYIRKIYFTEHQYVRKGDTLLVLDDSEYRIRLKEAEAAFMDAQAGKNVLETTLNTTQNNAAVFIASIKEAETKVSKLKKDYERYQNLVERKAATPVQLEQIKTELDMTKARIEALKTQQKAAQSSVNEVSKRQENSKAAIQRAEANVEMMRLNLSYTIVTAPCDGVLGRRNMEEGQLVNGGQNITNIIPDTKKWVIANYKETQIGNLTTGQKVNIKVDAFPDKIFTGEITAISGATGSKYALVPADNSTGNFVKIQQRIPVRIEFTNLSSEENRLLAAGMMAEVEAILKK; encoded by the coding sequence ATATACCAAAAACAGAATATTATGTCAACAGAAAATCATAAAAAACAGCTTAAGAAACTCCGCATATTACGTACAAGCCGCTGGATACTCAGTACAGTAGGTCTCCTTGTCATTATCGCCGGACTCTGGCAATCCGTCCTCCTGTTCCTCGACTATAAAAAAAGCGAAACGACCAATGACGCGCAGATAGAACAGTATGTATCCCCTATCAACATAAAAGTTCCCGGATACATTCGTAAAATATATTTTACGGAGCATCAATATGTCCGTAAAGGAGATACGCTGCTCGTTCTTGACGACAGCGAATACAGAATAAGGCTGAAAGAGGCAGAAGCCGCTTTCATGGATGCTCAAGCCGGAAAAAATGTACTGGAAACGACACTGAACACTACGCAGAATAATGCGGCCGTATTCATTGCATCTATTAAAGAGGCGGAAACTAAAGTAAGCAAGTTAAAAAAGGATTATGAACGATATCAGAACCTGGTAGAAAGAAAAGCGGCGACTCCCGTACAACTGGAACAGATAAAAACAGAGCTGGACATGACTAAAGCACGGATAGAAGCGCTGAAGACCCAGCAAAAGGCGGCGCAAAGCAGTGTGAACGAGGTGAGCAAACGACAGGAAAACAGCAAAGCCGCGATACAAAGGGCGGAGGCAAATGTAGAAATGATGCGTCTGAACTTATCCTACACAATCGTAACCGCACCTTGTGACGGAGTACTGGGCAGGAGAAACATGGAAGAAGGACAGTTGGTAAACGGCGGCCAGAATATCACCAATATTATTCCCGATACCAAAAAATGGGTAATTGCTAATTACAAGGAGACGCAGATTGGAAACCTCACTACAGGGCAAAAGGTAAATATTAAAGTAGACGCATTTCCGGACAAAATATTTACCGGAGAGATCACGGCAATATCTGGCGCAACCGGTTCTAAATACGCATTGGTCCCTGCCGATAATTCCACCGGGAATTTCGTAAAGATTCAGCAACGTATTCCGGTGCGCATCGAATTCACTAATCTTTCCAGCGAAGAAAACAGGCTTCTGGCCGCAGGTATGATGGCCGAAGTAGAAGCAATCTTAAAAAAGTAA
- a CDS encoding MFS transporter: protein MKRSNFPFHDWVPRWLGISILFFMFLPSLFISGAYTVNSGEMSSGLGILSEHIQFSSFCTSIGMVVYAPFMVSFLKIGRPKMVFLAGCIILFFLSWLCAVTESMPLLMLCSFFMGFIRMILVFNTLFTLIHYATGIDAIAGIENEPDLSPEEYQKGEAAKGIYLPFMYLFFMIVAQIGNAITAWCAYEYQWQYSYYFMMGLLLVALILTEVTMKYQKRLSPAKITFSKFADMTTAAIAMLGLCYILIYGKTLDWFDNPNIRLAAYISLVSLGIFLLLQANSQKGYIKLEIFSVRKGLIACLMFMFIMILNSSSILVNAFTGVAMKIDNFQNANLGNYTIIGYIAGAVTAAVMAWKKIHYKYIFSVGFLYIIISALFLYFWIQPQGLYEYMKWPTLIRAAGMIIVYAMSAIYGQYMLPKRLMVSWVFLMLAFRSVIAPVAGVAVYSNLMNERQQYYITKFVSRADATNTEVADLFRQTQAGSMIAQGKSYEEGSNLAAISLRGRIQVQGLLATLKEIAGWTIWGGILFIIITLIIPYDDKKEKLILETWARNKG from the coding sequence ATGAAACGAAGTAATTTCCCATTTCATGACTGGGTTCCCCGTTGGTTAGGCATATCGATATTATTTTTCATGTTCCTTCCCAGCCTTTTTATCAGCGGGGCATATACCGTCAACAGCGGAGAAATGTCGTCAGGATTAGGTATCTTATCGGAACACATACAATTTTCCAGCTTCTGTACTTCGATAGGAATGGTGGTTTACGCTCCTTTCATGGTAAGCTTCCTCAAGATCGGACGGCCTAAAATGGTCTTTCTTGCCGGCTGCATTATATTATTCTTTTTAAGTTGGTTATGTGCCGTCACAGAGTCCATGCCGTTATTAATGCTCTGTAGTTTTTTTATGGGATTCATCCGCATGATACTGGTATTTAATACTCTGTTCACCCTTATACATTATGCAACGGGCATCGATGCTATCGCCGGGATCGAGAACGAGCCAGATCTCTCGCCGGAAGAATACCAGAAAGGAGAAGCGGCTAAAGGCATCTACCTGCCGTTCATGTATTTATTTTTCATGATAGTAGCCCAAATAGGGAACGCTATTACGGCATGGTGCGCTTATGAATACCAATGGCAATATTCCTACTATTTTATGATGGGGCTGCTTCTTGTTGCCCTGATTCTCACCGAAGTAACGATGAAATATCAGAAACGGCTGTCTCCGGCAAAAATAACTTTCTCCAAATTCGCCGATATGACAACGGCTGCCATCGCCATGCTGGGATTATGCTACATATTGATCTACGGCAAGACTCTCGACTGGTTCGATAATCCCAACATACGTCTCGCCGCTTATATATCCCTGGTTTCCCTGGGTATTTTTTTACTACTTCAGGCCAACAGCCAAAAAGGATATATAAAACTGGAAATCTTCAGTGTACGCAAAGGATTGATCGCATGTCTCATGTTCATGTTCATCATGATACTCAACAGCAGTTCCATACTGGTAAATGCTTTTACGGGAGTAGCCATGAAAATAGACAATTTCCAAAACGCCAATCTGGGTAATTACACAATCATAGGTTATATTGCCGGCGCAGTTACCGCCGCAGTCATGGCCTGGAAAAAAATTCATTATAAATATATTTTTTCGGTTGGTTTTCTCTACATCATTATCTCCGCCTTGTTCCTGTATTTCTGGATACAACCTCAGGGCCTCTACGAATATATGAAATGGCCTACCCTGATACGGGCTGCCGGGATGATTATAGTATATGCCATGAGTGCTATCTACGGACAATACATGTTGCCTAAACGACTTATGGTTTCCTGGGTATTCCTCATGCTCGCATTCCGTTCTGTTATCGCGCCTGTTGCGGGAGTGGCGGTATATAGCAATCTGATGAACGAGCGCCAGCAATACTATATAACAAAATTCGTATCCCGTGCCGACGCCACTAATACAGAGGTAGCAGACTTGTTCCGGCAAACACAGGCAGGAAGTATGATAGCACAAGGGAAAAGCTACGAGGAAGGTTCCAATCTGGCCGCCATATCCCTGCGCGGAAGGATACAAGTACAAGGATTATTAGCTACGCTCAAAGAAATTGCCGGATGGACAATCTGGGGAGGAATTTTATTCATTATCATTACGCTGATTATTCCTTACGACGACAAAAAAGAAAAACTGATACTGGAAACCTGGGCACGAAACAAAGGCTAA
- a CDS encoding TolC family protein produces MFRYLASCSMLLFFLFPAILTAQNPEIELSYEQSAQRLLQENQSLKIAAKEIEWAKNEHQRLNAFWYPSINATGAYVHMSNKIEVKEPLSQFTDPAKDFVHSIIPNDQIISSILDKIGSYSLSFPLTPQNLTTIDANITWPVFTGGKRIYAGKIGRSMVSIAEINREQVHANLQVLLVETYFGLRLGQRVVEVREQTYRSLEKHYQNALKLEANGMINKAERLFVKVNMDEAKRELESAKKDLNVAQNGFKVLIKMDSENDIRPVTPLFINDGLPSVSYFKSLVSDNNYIINQIKLEENIAENELNIARTGYAPNIALFGKQTLYAHGIEKNLLPRTMIGVGFTWNIFDGLDRERKVRQAKISKQTLELGREKAIDDIRVAIDKFYSQIQNALDNITALNTTIEMSQELVRMRKKSFTEGMATSAEVVDAEVMLSKVQIASLLAYYQYDVALINLLATSGIPDTFQSYRQEGKSEHLIFN; encoded by the coding sequence ATGTTCAGATATTTGGCTTCATGCAGCATGCTTCTTTTCTTTTTGTTTCCTGCAATCCTGACAGCACAAAATCCAGAAATAGAACTTAGTTACGAACAGTCCGCACAAAGGTTATTACAGGAAAACCAAAGTCTTAAAATAGCAGCCAAGGAAATAGAATGGGCGAAAAATGAACATCAGAGACTGAACGCATTCTGGTATCCTTCTATCAACGCTACGGGAGCTTATGTACACATGTCGAATAAAATAGAAGTCAAAGAACCGCTAAGCCAGTTCACCGATCCGGCAAAAGATTTCGTGCATTCTATTATTCCCAACGACCAGATCATATCTTCTATCCTGGACAAAATAGGTTCCTATTCACTGAGTTTTCCGCTAACGCCCCAGAACCTCACGACCATAGACGCTAATATTACATGGCCCGTTTTTACAGGAGGTAAACGTATCTATGCCGGGAAAATAGGAAGATCGATGGTTTCCATCGCAGAAATAAACAGAGAACAGGTTCATGCAAACCTTCAAGTCCTGCTGGTAGAAACATACTTCGGACTGCGACTGGGGCAACGTGTCGTCGAAGTCAGGGAACAAACTTACCGGTCACTGGAGAAACATTACCAAAACGCACTGAAACTCGAGGCGAACGGTATGATAAACAAAGCAGAACGTTTATTTGTAAAAGTCAATATGGACGAGGCGAAACGTGAACTGGAATCGGCAAAGAAAGACCTGAATGTGGCACAAAACGGATTCAAGGTTTTGATAAAAATGGACTCAGAAAACGACATACGTCCTGTAACTCCCCTTTTCATCAATGACGGACTGCCTTCTGTTTCTTACTTCAAGTCTCTGGTAAGCGATAATAATTATATTATCAATCAAATAAAACTGGAAGAGAATATTGCAGAGAACGAATTGAATATAGCCCGCACCGGATATGCTCCTAATATCGCCTTATTTGGAAAACAAACTTTATATGCACACGGTATAGAAAAGAACCTTTTGCCCAGAACCATGATAGGAGTCGGTTTTACCTGGAATATATTCGATGGTCTCGACAGGGAGAGAAAAGTGAGACAGGCTAAAATAAGTAAGCAAACACTGGAGCTGGGACGGGAAAAAGCGATAGACGACATACGGGTGGCTATAGATAAATTCTATAGCCAGATACAAAACGCTCTGGATAATATCACCGCTTTGAATACCACCATAGAAATGAGTCAGGAATTGGTAAGAATGAGAAAAAAATCCTTCACAGAAGGTATGGCGACCTCCGCCGAGGTGGTGGACGCCGAAGTTATGCTGTCAAAGGTACAGATCGCCTCGCTGCTGGCTTATTACCAATACGATGTAGCCCTGATCAATCTGCTGGCGACATCCGGTATTCCCGATACGTTCCAGTCATACCGGCAAGAGGGTAAGAGCGAACACCTTATTTTTAATTAA
- a CDS encoding HlyD family secretion protein, translated as MEKQRKYLTIAFVIILVAVIIISAAGMILLGNKPMILQGEIEATEIRISGKLPGRIDTFLVKEGQNVKAGDTLVIINSPEAVAKYEQVNAMENIAVFQNQKIDEGTRKQIIESFLQLWNKSKSDLQLAKTTYDRIRTLYKDSVVTSQRKDEVEALYKAAVANEQAAYQQYQMALDGAQKQDKESARSLVEAARGSVNEVEALLQDARLTAPESGQISSIYPKRGELVGAGTPIMSLVVLNDAHVVLNVREDLLPHFKIGEIFRGDVPAINKKRIEFKTNYISPLGSYATWKSTKQTGSYDLRTFELHALPVSQVEGLRPGMSVLVNMNEL; from the coding sequence ATGGAGAAACAAAGAAAATACCTGACAATAGCTTTTGTCATTATACTGGTCGCAGTTATTATAATTTCCGCAGCCGGAATGATACTGCTGGGGAATAAACCCATGATACTGCAGGGAGAGATTGAGGCTACAGAAATACGTATATCGGGAAAACTACCGGGCCGTATAGACACATTCCTCGTCAAGGAAGGACAGAATGTGAAAGCGGGAGATACGCTGGTGATCATTAACAGTCCCGAAGCGGTCGCGAAATACGAACAGGTAAACGCCATGGAAAATATCGCCGTTTTCCAGAATCAAAAGATAGACGAAGGAACACGGAAACAAATTATAGAATCGTTTCTGCAACTCTGGAACAAATCCAAATCGGATCTCCAACTGGCAAAGACTACCTATGACCGGATACGTACCTTATATAAAGACAGCGTAGTAACTTCACAAAGGAAAGATGAAGTAGAAGCTTTATATAAAGCTGCAGTAGCTAATGAACAGGCTGCTTACCAACAATACCAGATGGCACTGGACGGTGCACAGAAACAGGATAAAGAAAGTGCACGCTCTCTGGTCGAAGCGGCCAGAGGATCGGTGAACGAAGTAGAAGCCCTGCTACAGGATGCCCGCCTTACGGCTCCGGAAAGCGGACAAATATCGTCTATCTACCCTAAACGGGGGGAACTGGTCGGTGCCGGAACCCCCATTATGAGTCTTGTGGTATTAAACGATGCTCATGTCGTACTGAACGTCAGGGAAGATCTGCTCCCTCATTTCAAAATCGGTGAAATATTCCGGGGAGATGTTCCCGCCATAAATAAAAAAAGAATAGAATTTAAGACGAACTATATCAGTCCCCTGGGAAGTTACGCCACCTGGAAGTCAACCAAACAGACCGGAAGCTACGACCTGAGAACTTTCGAATTACATGCCTTACCCGTTTCACAAGTGGAAGGTTTACGCCCGGGCATGTCGGTACTGGTAAATATGAACGAATTGTAA
- a CDS encoding ABC transporter permease — MERCTKNGPFVSVLKREWRRMTSRRLYFGVCIVLPLFCVFFMATIFGSGQMENIPIGIVDYDQTATSRNIARTVSAVPTFKVAGDYTDDVSARTATQKKKIYGYLVIPPNFEENVLGGRQTTLSYYYHYALLSVGSEVHGAFETVLQPVSMTPLVTEATALGISENQIEDFLVPVNAQDHPLFNPDLDYSVYLSHPFFFILFQVIILLVTVYSVGSEIKFRTGDEWLKTADMNIFTAVTGKLLPYTVIFVIIGIFANYVMFGIANIPFSGHFLNLNLSMILFIIATQALGVFLFSLFPAISIIISIVSMVGSLGATLSGVTFPAPFMFPVVYYCSFLFPVRHFVEINQNLLYGNYGFAYSWQNVCSLFAFVPVALLILPHLKKAILSHKYENIK; from the coding sequence ATGGAGAGATGCACAAAAAACGGTCCTTTTGTTTCTGTCCTTAAACGGGAATGGAGACGTATGACATCCCGGAGGCTCTACTTCGGCGTATGTATCGTACTACCGTTGTTCTGTGTCTTTTTCATGGCAACCATATTCGGTTCGGGGCAAATGGAGAATATACCTATCGGTATCGTGGATTACGACCAAACTGCTACTTCGAGGAACATTGCACGAACGGTAAGTGCCGTCCCTACATTCAAAGTGGCGGGAGATTATACCGACGACGTGTCGGCCCGTACGGCTACACAAAAGAAAAAAATATACGGTTACCTGGTTATTCCGCCTAATTTCGAAGAGAATGTACTCGGAGGCAGGCAAACCACATTGTCTTACTATTACCACTACGCACTACTCAGCGTAGGAAGCGAAGTGCATGGGGCTTTCGAAACCGTATTGCAGCCTGTTTCAATGACACCGCTTGTAACGGAAGCTACAGCTTTGGGTATCAGCGAAAACCAGATAGAAGACTTCCTGGTACCGGTCAACGCGCAAGACCATCCGTTATTCAATCCCGACCTGGATTATTCGGTCTACCTGAGTCATCCGTTCTTTTTCATCCTGTTCCAGGTAATCATCCTGCTCGTTACCGTCTATTCGGTAGGAAGCGAAATAAAATTCCGTACCGGCGATGAATGGCTGAAAACCGCCGATATGAATATTTTTACGGCTGTAACCGGTAAATTGCTGCCTTATACGGTCATATTCGTTATTATAGGAATATTTGCCAATTATGTGATGTTCGGCATTGCGAATATACCTTTCTCGGGGCATTTTTTAAACCTAAACCTGTCAATGATTCTTTTCATTATCGCTACACAAGCCTTAGGAGTTTTTCTGTTCTCCCTATTCCCGGCCATCAGCATTATTATCAGTATCGTATCAATGGTAGGTTCGTTAGGCGCAACACTATCTGGTGTGACCTTTCCGGCCCCGTTCATGTTTCCCGTCGTATATTACTGCTCCTTTCTGTTTCCGGTAAGGCATTTTGTGGAAATAAACCAGAATCTCCTGTACGGCAATTACGGGTTCGCCTATTCCTGGCAAAATGTTTGTTCCCTTTTCGCTTTTGTCCCGGTGGCCCTGTTAATACTCCCCCACCTGAAAAAGGCTATATTAAGTCACAAATATGAAAACATCAAGTAA
- a CDS encoding ABC transporter permease: protein MKTSSKIKYILKEIASIAVNEFKTISTSYAILLVLMGGIFVYGLLYNYMYEPNLIRNAPIAVVDKSGTALSREYTRLIDAAPQVEVYARTSDFTHAKELMKKNEVIGIIYIPDDFDTRVNRGDESLFIMYGTTDAFLYYLAMQESSAGAMMELDERYRPEMLVFLPHQDIQQISQSQAITIAGTALYNHTEGYGSYLIPAVLMVIIFQTLLMVIGMISGDERDSGTIRLYGRQGLSFGHMARIITGKTFVYCTLYAIFSLFLLGLMPVVFSLPAIGHPYEIIMLIIPYLLATSFIGLSASVFFTDSETPLLMIAFFSVGLIFLSGVSYPLELMPWYWQAAHYLIPAAPGTLAFVKINSMGASMSDIQTEYITLWVQCIVYFILACLAYRYNIKKAINNPITQPG from the coding sequence ATGAAAACATCAAGTAAAATAAAATATATTCTCAAAGAAATAGCTTCGATAGCTGTAAACGAATTCAAGACCATATCGACAAGCTATGCGATTCTTCTCGTTCTCATGGGGGGCATTTTCGTATATGGACTGCTTTATAACTATATGTATGAACCTAACCTGATCAGGAATGCTCCGATAGCCGTAGTGGATAAATCGGGAACGGCCCTGAGCCGGGAATATACCCGCCTGATTGATGCCGCACCTCAAGTAGAAGTATATGCCCGGACATCTGATTTTACTCATGCGAAAGAACTGATGAAAAAGAACGAAGTCATCGGCATTATATATATTCCCGACGATTTCGATACGAGAGTAAACCGGGGAGACGAATCTCTCTTTATCATGTACGGAACGACAGATGCATTCCTCTATTATCTTGCCATGCAGGAATCATCCGCCGGAGCCATGATGGAACTGGACGAAAGATACCGACCGGAGATGCTGGTATTTTTACCTCATCAAGACATACAACAAATATCACAATCACAAGCCATTACGATAGCAGGAACAGCTCTATACAACCATACCGAAGGTTATGGCAGCTATCTCATTCCCGCCGTACTCATGGTAATCATTTTCCAAACGTTACTTATGGTTATCGGGATGATAAGCGGAGACGAACGGGACTCGGGTACAATCCGGTTGTACGGCAGGCAAGGACTTTCTTTCGGACATATGGCACGTATCATCACAGGAAAAACATTTGTCTACTGCACGTTATACGCCATATTCTCACTGTTTCTCCTGGGACTGATGCCTGTTGTTTTCAGCCTCCCGGCCATAGGCCATCCTTACGAGATCATTATGCTTATAATTCCTTATCTGCTGGCGACCAGTTTTATAGGACTTTCAGCATCGGTATTCTTTACCGATTCGGAAACACCACTTCTTATGATCGCATTTTTTTCCGTTGGGCTTATCTTTCTCTCAGGAGTTTCCTATCCGCTGGAACTGATGCCCTGGTACTGGCAAGCAGCACACTACCTTATTCCTGCAGCCCCGGGAACACTCGCTTTCGTAAAAATAAATTCGATGGGAGCTTCCATGTCTGACATACAAACTGAATACATCACCCTCTGGGTACAATGCATCGTTTACTTCATACTGGCATGTCTTGCTTACCGGTACAATATTAAAAAAGCCATAAACAATCCGATAACTCAGCCCGGGTGA
- a CDS encoding JAB-like toxin 1 domain-containing protein yields MITISYENPGTIDRVIAGKEPGGSYSMSDRLYYSYTTRTLIHSHPKSDYASLKDLQYKFQVNTVLQKQKLSIPIYEIFYVPTNTYIKY; encoded by the coding sequence ATAATTACAATAAGCTATGAAAATCCGGGAACAATTGATAGGGTTATTGCAGGAAAAGAACCTGGAGGATCATATAGTATGTCGGATCGTCTTTATTATAGTTATACTACCAGAACGTTGATACACAGTCATCCCAAATCGGATTATGCAAGTCTTAAAGATTTACAATATAAATTTCAAGTTAACACTGTTTTACAAAAGCAAAAGTTATCTATTCCTATTTATGAAATATTTTATGTACCCACAAATACATACATTAAATATTAA